From one Carassius auratus strain Wakin unplaced genomic scaffold, ASM336829v1 scaf_tig00031048, whole genome shotgun sequence genomic stretch:
- the LOC113080360 gene encoding zinc finger protein 239-like, which yields MRDLEPCRIKHTEEQTELIDENKEHEELNKEEDKHVKTGEKSRSQTKQKVLKKKRDEKSFICTQCGKSLTCKQSLENHMRIHTGEKPFTCDQCEKNFRQSAHLKMHMHIHTGEKPYKCSQCNSGFSRSGDLKTHERIHTGEKLFTCDQCGKSFTESSNFKKHLNIHTGEKLHECFQCGKTFLWSSVLKNHLKIHSKMKPHSCSLCGKSFSQLQSLKVHQKIHTGVREYKCFDCKKTFIRAQHLKRHLMIHTGEKPYNCTVCRKSFNQSSNLRVHKKIHSQ from the coding sequence aGTTGATTGATGAAAACAAGGAGCATGAAGAACTGAATAAAGAGGAGGACAAACAtgtcaaaactggagaaaaaagtcgctctcaaaccaaacagaaagttttaaagaagaaaagagatgagaaatctttcatctgcactcagtgtggaaagagtttgacaTGCAAACAGAGTCTTGAAAatcacatgaggatccacactggagagaaaccattcacatgtgatcagtgtgagaaGAATTTCAGACAATCGGCACACCTTAAGATGCACATGcacattcacactggagagaaaccttacaagtgttcgcAATGCAACAGTGGATTCAGTCGGTCAGGagacctgaaaacacatgagaggatccacacggGAGAGAAACtgttcacatgtgatcagtgcgggaagagtttcacagaATCATCAAACTTTAAGAAACActtgaacatccacactggagaaaaactgcATGAATGTTTTCAATgcggaaaaacatttttgtggtcCTCGGTACTGAAGAATCACCTGAAAATTCATTCAAAGatgaaaccacattcatgttctttgtgtggaaagagtttttcacaacTGCAGAGTTTAAAAGTTCATCAGAAGATACATACTGGTGTGAGAGAATATAAGTGCTTTGATTGTAAGAAGACTTTTATTAGAGCTCAACATTTGAAGCGGCACctgatgatccacactggagagaaaccgtataacTGCACTGTATGCAGGAAGAGTTTCAATCAATCATCTAATCTACGCGTTCACAAAAAGATTCACAGTCagtag